One genomic segment of Arachis duranensis cultivar V14167 chromosome 4, aradu.V14167.gnm2.J7QH, whole genome shotgun sequence includes these proteins:
- the LOC107486273 gene encoding receptor-like protein EIX2 isoform X2: MNPRFAMAFQYYVFIVFFMHISVLHVLALNPMLDNVTVKCIKSERHALLALKQGFHLNNNAWLSSWGHGDNQKECCNWEHIQCSNETGHVLKLDLHVSDHIVRAGSITTALAELHHLNYLDLSYISFNLTPSIPIFIASLTHLRYLNLSHSGFQGKVPHQFGNLLFLEYLDLAYNSLLAEIPPQISNLSNLVYLHLGSNSFHGNIPPQLGSLLSLKYLDLSENYFNGTIPENFGNLSNLEYLDLSSSYQISLSSGLQWLSHLSFLRHLSLPKVNLSTANNWQQLVSGLSHLQYLDFNGCDLSDSIPSSLSPAANFSTSLSFVDLSGNNLMNSSLIFPWLMNSTSSLAMLNLDHNSLRGTIPQAIGELSSLEYLNLASNQLEGRIPLSLFHVCSLRELDLSGNRLSGQFHEFAKALSNCNHKQLQTLKMGWNEITGIGQLSNLRELRLGNNSLEGLISESHFSKLSMLLTLDLSHNSLVFNISNEWVPPFNLIKIKLASCILGPDFPKWLQNQHNMNWLDISRAEISSNVPNWFWEFLPTMVKLNLSHNHFKGKIENLPLIPQSALQIDLSSNSFEGPVPSFLSMSAQVFLSNNMFSTANLFLCSNVSANTEYLDLSNNHIRGQLPDCWMNFQSLGFLDLSNNYFHGSLPRSMGSLNQIQSLHLGDNNFSGEIPLSFVNCTELRLFDAAKNNLTGPFPSWIGNNLSNLFILSLHSNQFHGSIPLSICNLDELHLLDLSLNSLSGNIPKCIRNLSAMASQATSKVDIFYAYDAYYDDFDGITSFGVNADSASLIWKGKMSKYRSTLGLLRSIDLSSNRFNGEIPNEMMSLVGLVSLNISRNKLVGNIPQGVVQLKSLDFLDLSRNQLSGRIPSQLSQLDRLSVLDLSYNDLSGQIPLGTQLQTRDASAYIGNPKLCGAPLNKTCLVPTQNPVDGNDDHEEHFFTEGFYIALAIGFIMGFWGVSCSLILKKSWRYAYFKFFNDLYDKLYVFAAIKMAKLKRLRS; encoded by the exons ATGAATCCAAGGTTTGCTATGGCATTTCAGTATTATGTCTTTATTGTGTTCTTCATGCACATATCAGTGTTACATGTACTTGCATTAAACCCCATGCTTGACAACGTTACTGTGAAGTGCATAAAGAGTGAAAGGCATGCACTACTTGCTTTGAAACAGGGTTTTCATCTCAACAACAATGCTTGGCTTTCTTCTTGGGGACATGGAGACAATCAAAAAGAGTGTTGTAACTGGGAACACATTCAGTGTAGCAATGAAACAGGCCATGTTTTGAAGCTTGATCTTCATGTTTCTGATCATATTGTAAGAGCTGGCTCCATTACTACAGCACTGGCTGAGTTGCATCATTTGAACTATTTGGATCTTAGTTACATTTCTTTCAATCTCACCCCATCAATTCCTATCTTTATTGCCTCTTTAACCCATTTGAGATACCTCAATCTTTCACACTCTGGCTTCCAAGGAAAAGTACCCCATCAGtttggcaacttgctcttcttGGAATATCTTGATCTTGCATATAATAGCCTCTTAGCAGAAATTCCTCCTCAAATTTCAAACCTCTCCAATTTAGTGTACCTTCATTTGGGATCCAATTCTTTTCATGGGAACATTCCTCCACAACTTGGAAGTCTCTTATCCTTGAAATATTTGGATTTGAGTGAAAATTATTTCAATGGAACTATTCCAGAAAATTTTGGAAATCTTTCAAATTTGGAGTATCTTGACCTTAGCTCCTCTTACCAAATATCTTTGAGTTCTGGTTTGCAATGGTTATCTCATCTTTCATTTCTGAGGCATCTTTCACTCCCTAAGGTTAATCTTAGCACTGCAAACAATTGGCAACAACTAGTGAGTGGTCTTTCTCATCTACAATACTTGGACTTCAATGGTTGTGATCTTTCAGATTCCATCCCCTCATCACTTTCTCCAGCTGCTAATTTCTCCACTTCTCTGTCATTTGTGGATCTCTCTGGCAACAATTTGATGAACTCGTCTTTGATATTTCCATGGTTAATGAACTCTACTAGCAGCCTAGCCATGCTCAATTTGGATCATAATTCTCTGAGGGGAACCATACCACAAGCCATAGGGGAATTGAGCTCTCTTGAGTACTTGAATCTTGCCAGCAACCAACTCGAAGGCCGAATACCTCTATCATTGTTTCATGTTTGCAGCTTGAGAGAATTAGACCTTTCTGGAAACAGGTTGAGTGGCCAGTTTCATGAGTTTGCTAAAGCATTGTCCAATTGTAATCACAAGCAATTGCAAACTTTGAAGATGGGATGGAATGAAATTACAG GCATTGGACAACTATCCAATTTGAGGGAGTTAAGGCTTGGAAATAACTCATTGGAAGGTTTGATATCTGAGTCTCATTTCTCTAAACTTTCCATGTTATTAACTTTGGATTTATCTCATAATTCATTGGTCTTTAACATTAGCAATGAGTGGGTTCCCCCTTTCAACTTAATCAAGATTAAATTGGCATCTTGCATTTTGGGCCCTGACTTTCCAAAATGGCTTCAAAACCAACATAACATGAATTGGTTGGACATTTCTAGAGCTGAAATATCTAGCAATGTTCCTAATTGGTTCTGGGAATTCCTTCCCACAATGGTAAAATTGAATCTTTCCCACAACCATTTCAAAggcaaaattgaaaatttaccTTTGATTCCTCAGAGTGCCTTGCAGATTGATTTAAGCTCAAATTCTTTTGAAGGCCCAGTCCCATCATTTCTTTCAATGTCAGCACAAGTGTTTCTGTCCAACAACATGTTTTCAACCGCAAATCTTTTTCTGTGTTCTAACGTGTCTGCAAACACTGAATATTTAGATTTGTCAAATAATCACATTAGAGGACAGCTCCCAGACTGTTGGATGAATTTCCAATCTCTAGGCTTCCTAGATTTGTCCAACAATTATTTTCATGGCAGCTTACCGAGATCTATGGGATCATTGAATCAAATTCAATCATTACATCTAGGTGATAACAATTTTTCTGGAGAAATACCATTGTCCTTTGTTAATTGCACAGAGCTAAGACTTTTTGATGCTGCAAAGAATAATTTAACTGGGCCATTCCCTAGCTGGATTGGAAATAATCTTTCAAATCTGTTTATACTTAGCTTGCATTCCAATCAATTTCATGGGAGCATACCTCTAAGTATATGTAATCTTGATGAGCTTCATTTGTTGGACCTCTCTTTGAATAGTCTTTCAGGGAATATACCTAAATGCATAAGAAATCTTTCTGCAATGGCAAGTCaagcaacttcaaaggttgatATTTTCTATGCTTATGATGCATATTATGATGATTTTGATGGCATTACCAGCTTTGGAGTTAATGCTGATAGTGCTTCACTTATATGGAAAGGAAAAATGTCAAAATACAGAAGTACATTAGGACTATTGAGAAGCATTGATTTATCAAGTAACAGATTCAATGGGGAGATTCCAAATGAGATGATGAGTCTTGTTGGTTTAGTTTCTCTTAACATTTCGAGGAACAAGTTAGTTGGTAATATTCCTCAAGGTGTTGTACAATTGAAATCGTTGGATTTTCTTGATCTATCTAGAAATCAATTGTCTGGAAGGATTCCTTCACAACTCTCTCAGCTAGATCGTCTCAGTGTTCTTGATCTATCATATAATGATTTATCAGGCCAAATTCCACTCGGTACCCAACTTCAAACTAGAGATGCATCTGCTTATATAGGAAATCCAAAATTATGTGGCGCTCCTCTCAACAAAACCTGTCTCGTTCCTACACAGAATCCAGTTGATGGAAATGATGATCACGAAGAACATTTTTTTACTGAGGGGTTTTACATTGCTTTGGCAATTGGATTTATTATGGGGTTTTGGGGAGTTTCCTGCTCATTGATTTTGAAGAAATCTTGGAGATATGCTTATTTCAAGTTCTTTAATGATCTATATGACAAGCTTTATGTATTTGCTGCAATTAAGATGGCTAAATTAAAGAGACTCAGATCTTAA
- the LOC107486273 gene encoding receptor-like protein EIX1 isoform X1, with protein sequence MNPRFAMAFQYYVFIVFFMHISVLHVLALNPMLDNVTVKCIKSERHALLALKQGFHLNNNAWLSSWGHGDNQKECCNWEHIQCSNETGHVLKLDLHVSDHIVRAGSITTALAELHHLNYLDLSYISFNLTPSIPIFIASLTHLRYLNLSHSGFQGKVPHQFGNLLFLEYLDLAYNSLLAEIPPQISNLSNLVYLHLGSNSFHGNIPPQLGSLLSLKYLDLSENYFNGTIPENFGNLSNLEYLDLSSSYQISLSSGLQWLSHLSFLRHLSLPKVNLSTANNWQQLVSGLSHLQYLDFNGCDLSDSIPSSLSPAANFSTSLSFVDLSGNNLMNSSLIFPWLMNSTSSLAMLNLDHNSLRGTIPQAIGELSSLEYLNLASNQLEGRIPLSLFHVCSLRELDLSGNRLSGQFHEFAKALSNCNHKQLQTLKMGWNEITGMVPDLSSFSSLQVLRLDSNGLNGTLHEGIGQLSNLRELRLGNNSLEGLISESHFSKLSMLLTLDLSHNSLVFNISNEWVPPFNLIKIKLASCILGPDFPKWLQNQHNMNWLDISRAEISSNVPNWFWEFLPTMVKLNLSHNHFKGKIENLPLIPQSALQIDLSSNSFEGPVPSFLSMSAQVFLSNNMFSTANLFLCSNVSANTEYLDLSNNHIRGQLPDCWMNFQSLGFLDLSNNYFHGSLPRSMGSLNQIQSLHLGDNNFSGEIPLSFVNCTELRLFDAAKNNLTGPFPSWIGNNLSNLFILSLHSNQFHGSIPLSICNLDELHLLDLSLNSLSGNIPKCIRNLSAMASQATSKVDIFYAYDAYYDDFDGITSFGVNADSASLIWKGKMSKYRSTLGLLRSIDLSSNRFNGEIPNEMMSLVGLVSLNISRNKLVGNIPQGVVQLKSLDFLDLSRNQLSGRIPSQLSQLDRLSVLDLSYNDLSGQIPLGTQLQTRDASAYIGNPKLCGAPLNKTCLVPTQNPVDGNDDHEEHFFTEGFYIALAIGFIMGFWGVSCSLILKKSWRYAYFKFFNDLYDKLYVFAAIKMAKLKRLRS encoded by the coding sequence ATGAATCCAAGGTTTGCTATGGCATTTCAGTATTATGTCTTTATTGTGTTCTTCATGCACATATCAGTGTTACATGTACTTGCATTAAACCCCATGCTTGACAACGTTACTGTGAAGTGCATAAAGAGTGAAAGGCATGCACTACTTGCTTTGAAACAGGGTTTTCATCTCAACAACAATGCTTGGCTTTCTTCTTGGGGACATGGAGACAATCAAAAAGAGTGTTGTAACTGGGAACACATTCAGTGTAGCAATGAAACAGGCCATGTTTTGAAGCTTGATCTTCATGTTTCTGATCATATTGTAAGAGCTGGCTCCATTACTACAGCACTGGCTGAGTTGCATCATTTGAACTATTTGGATCTTAGTTACATTTCTTTCAATCTCACCCCATCAATTCCTATCTTTATTGCCTCTTTAACCCATTTGAGATACCTCAATCTTTCACACTCTGGCTTCCAAGGAAAAGTACCCCATCAGtttggcaacttgctcttcttGGAATATCTTGATCTTGCATATAATAGCCTCTTAGCAGAAATTCCTCCTCAAATTTCAAACCTCTCCAATTTAGTGTACCTTCATTTGGGATCCAATTCTTTTCATGGGAACATTCCTCCACAACTTGGAAGTCTCTTATCCTTGAAATATTTGGATTTGAGTGAAAATTATTTCAATGGAACTATTCCAGAAAATTTTGGAAATCTTTCAAATTTGGAGTATCTTGACCTTAGCTCCTCTTACCAAATATCTTTGAGTTCTGGTTTGCAATGGTTATCTCATCTTTCATTTCTGAGGCATCTTTCACTCCCTAAGGTTAATCTTAGCACTGCAAACAATTGGCAACAACTAGTGAGTGGTCTTTCTCATCTACAATACTTGGACTTCAATGGTTGTGATCTTTCAGATTCCATCCCCTCATCACTTTCTCCAGCTGCTAATTTCTCCACTTCTCTGTCATTTGTGGATCTCTCTGGCAACAATTTGATGAACTCGTCTTTGATATTTCCATGGTTAATGAACTCTACTAGCAGCCTAGCCATGCTCAATTTGGATCATAATTCTCTGAGGGGAACCATACCACAAGCCATAGGGGAATTGAGCTCTCTTGAGTACTTGAATCTTGCCAGCAACCAACTCGAAGGCCGAATACCTCTATCATTGTTTCATGTTTGCAGCTTGAGAGAATTAGACCTTTCTGGAAACAGGTTGAGTGGCCAGTTTCATGAGTTTGCTAAAGCATTGTCCAATTGTAATCACAAGCAATTGCAAACTTTGAAGATGGGATGGAATGAAATTACAGGTATGGTGCCAGACCTTTCTTCATTTTCATCATTGCAAGTGTTACGACTTGATAGCAATGGATTAAATGGAACTTTGCATGAAGGCATTGGACAACTATCCAATTTGAGGGAGTTAAGGCTTGGAAATAACTCATTGGAAGGTTTGATATCTGAGTCTCATTTCTCTAAACTTTCCATGTTATTAACTTTGGATTTATCTCATAATTCATTGGTCTTTAACATTAGCAATGAGTGGGTTCCCCCTTTCAACTTAATCAAGATTAAATTGGCATCTTGCATTTTGGGCCCTGACTTTCCAAAATGGCTTCAAAACCAACATAACATGAATTGGTTGGACATTTCTAGAGCTGAAATATCTAGCAATGTTCCTAATTGGTTCTGGGAATTCCTTCCCACAATGGTAAAATTGAATCTTTCCCACAACCATTTCAAAggcaaaattgaaaatttaccTTTGATTCCTCAGAGTGCCTTGCAGATTGATTTAAGCTCAAATTCTTTTGAAGGCCCAGTCCCATCATTTCTTTCAATGTCAGCACAAGTGTTTCTGTCCAACAACATGTTTTCAACCGCAAATCTTTTTCTGTGTTCTAACGTGTCTGCAAACACTGAATATTTAGATTTGTCAAATAATCACATTAGAGGACAGCTCCCAGACTGTTGGATGAATTTCCAATCTCTAGGCTTCCTAGATTTGTCCAACAATTATTTTCATGGCAGCTTACCGAGATCTATGGGATCATTGAATCAAATTCAATCATTACATCTAGGTGATAACAATTTTTCTGGAGAAATACCATTGTCCTTTGTTAATTGCACAGAGCTAAGACTTTTTGATGCTGCAAAGAATAATTTAACTGGGCCATTCCCTAGCTGGATTGGAAATAATCTTTCAAATCTGTTTATACTTAGCTTGCATTCCAATCAATTTCATGGGAGCATACCTCTAAGTATATGTAATCTTGATGAGCTTCATTTGTTGGACCTCTCTTTGAATAGTCTTTCAGGGAATATACCTAAATGCATAAGAAATCTTTCTGCAATGGCAAGTCaagcaacttcaaaggttgatATTTTCTATGCTTATGATGCATATTATGATGATTTTGATGGCATTACCAGCTTTGGAGTTAATGCTGATAGTGCTTCACTTATATGGAAAGGAAAAATGTCAAAATACAGAAGTACATTAGGACTATTGAGAAGCATTGATTTATCAAGTAACAGATTCAATGGGGAGATTCCAAATGAGATGATGAGTCTTGTTGGTTTAGTTTCTCTTAACATTTCGAGGAACAAGTTAGTTGGTAATATTCCTCAAGGTGTTGTACAATTGAAATCGTTGGATTTTCTTGATCTATCTAGAAATCAATTGTCTGGAAGGATTCCTTCACAACTCTCTCAGCTAGATCGTCTCAGTGTTCTTGATCTATCATATAATGATTTATCAGGCCAAATTCCACTCGGTACCCAACTTCAAACTAGAGATGCATCTGCTTATATAGGAAATCCAAAATTATGTGGCGCTCCTCTCAACAAAACCTGTCTCGTTCCTACACAGAATCCAGTTGATGGAAATGATGATCACGAAGAACATTTTTTTACTGAGGGGTTTTACATTGCTTTGGCAATTGGATTTATTATGGGGTTTTGGGGAGTTTCCTGCTCATTGATTTTGAAGAAATCTTGGAGATATGCTTATTTCAAGTTCTTTAATGATCTATATGACAAGCTTTATGTATTTGCTGCAATTAAGATGGCTAAATTAAAGAGACTCAGATCTTAA
- the LOC110279742 gene encoding cyclin-A1-4 isoform X2 — translation MSSLEWIRVAVFDLDEEDTPRKDSEKKTKEKKATVNEESKGGKESGVAALPCIDKLRDDLSCTICLEICFEPSTTPCGHRRFIRAAQGVSETPSLQLECLTKYIAELSLLESSMPCYAPSLIAASAIFLAKFILSLSTKPWNATLKHYTQYQPSNLCSCVRDLRLFCCNNPNSNLPAITEKYSQHKYENVAKKYYPPSIPSEYFQN, via the exons ATG AGTTCCTTAGAATGGATACGAGTGGCTGTTTTTGATCTTGACGAAGAAGACACTCCAAGAAAAG ATAGTGAGAAAAAGACTAAAGAAAAGAAGGCCACTGTAAACGAAGAGAGTAAAGGAGGGAAGGAATCCGGTGTTGCTGCACTTCCCTGCATTGATAAGCTCAGAGACGATCTTTCTTGCACG ATTTGTTTGGAGATATGCTTTGAGCCAAGTACCACCCCTTGTGGTCACAG ACGGTTCATTCGTGCAGCTCAAGGAGTTAGTGAG ACCCCTTCGTTGCAACTAGAGTGCTTGACAAAGTACATTGCCGAATTGTCTTTGTTGGAGTCCAGTATGCCTTGTTATGCTCCGTCACTAATAGCTGCTTCTGCAATTTTTCTAGCCAAGTTTATACTCTCCCTCTCAACCAAACCATGG AATGCTACATTGAAGCACTATACACAATACCAGCCTTCAAATTTGTGTAGTTGTGTAAGGGATCTCCGTCTATTTTGTTGCAACAATCCTAACTCCAATTTGCCTGCAATTACGGAAAAATATAGTCAGCACAAG TACGAAAATGTGGCCAAGAAGTATTACCCTCCCTCAATACCTTCAGAATATTTTCAGAATTGA